In Sphaeramia orbicularis chromosome 14, fSphaOr1.1, whole genome shotgun sequence, the following are encoded in one genomic region:
- the LOC115433398 gene encoding putative monooxygenase p33MONOX, with translation MAGSGDLPAIEGSGMEGMKLPIGMTRRALSYDDNLEAPMSTPPHDISINNLWRRPVIPERKFPYLAEEDESGSVTMSHPAVHSAPSRSPTVVKTKASSIIMNSLITKQTHDSVYNFEQRAGLTDKSYTPHKGLMADESRLHHRMPESFQKLQIQSMEVRDERPNSSAQSTPSSTPHSSPKQQRRYKHSLDVFISCNQAAIS, from the exons ATGGCTGGCTCTGGAGACTTGCCAG CCATAGAAGGCTCTGGGATGGAAGGGATGAAGCTTCCCATCGGGATGACCCGACGAGCCCTCAGCTACGATGACAACCTGGAGGCCCCCATGTCTACACCCCCCCATGACATCAGCATCAACAACCTGTGGAGACGACCAGTCATACCAGAGAGGAAGTTCCCCTACCTGGCAGAg GAGGATGAGAGTGGTTCGGTGACTATGTCTCACCCAGCGGTGCACAGCGCCCCCTCCAGGTCACCGACGGTCGTTAAAACCAAGGCGTCCTCCATCATCATGAACTCTCTTATCACCA AGCAGACTCATGACAGTGTGTACAACTTTGAGCAGAGAGCAGGGCTCACTGACAAAAGCTACACCCCCCACAAAGGCCTCATGGCCGATGAGTCACGACTCCACCACCGCATGCCCGAGTCTTTCCAG AAACTACAGATTCAGAGCATGGAGGTCAGAGACGAACGCCCCAACTCCTCAGCCCAGTCTACTCCATCCAGCACTCCACACAGCTCCCCAAAACAACAGCGCAGGTACAAACACAGTTTGGATGTTTTCATTAGTTGTAACCAAGCAGCAATCTCCTGA